The DNA window GTTAAAATGGATGGAGAAACTGCTGTTTTAGAAAAGATTAATGACATGGCTGAACCGTACCAAACAATGGGTAAAAAAATTCATAAACTCATTAAAACAACTGCACCAGAACTATCACCCAGAACTTGGTATGGAATGCCAGCCTATTCCAAGGAGGGTAAAGTATTATGTTTCTTTAGAAGCGGAGATAAATTCAAAGAAAGGTACATGACACTGGGATTCAATGATTCTGCAAATCTTGATGAAGGTAACATGTGGCCCGTGGCCTTTGCCTTGACAGAACTCACATTATCAGAAGAGAAAAGAATTGTGGACTTAATTAAAAAAGCTGCGAATACCAAATAAATTATTGTGAACAAATGAATAAAAATTTAATGTACTAAAAAATAGATGAGATACTTGAATAGCTTTTAAACCACCTATTTTTTTACAAGAACTATCATAGGTAAAATACCTTATAAATGAACCAGTGCCGAGAATAATAAACCTCCAAGGAATGTGTTTACATATGGTAAATACCATT is part of the Methanobacterium lacus genome and encodes:
- a CDS encoding iron chaperone; this encodes MNKSTENIGSKKKPVKRGVKMDGETAVLEKINDMAEPYQTMGKKIHKLIKTTAPELSPRTWYGMPAYSKEGKVLCFFRSGDKFKERYMTLGFNDSANLDEGNMWPVAFALTELTLSEEKRIVDLIKKAANTK